From one Anabas testudineus chromosome 18, fAnaTes1.2, whole genome shotgun sequence genomic stretch:
- the LOC113168740 gene encoding butyrophilin subfamily 2 member A2-like isoform X1 has protein sequence MMHYQKNGQLFKCGVTVFSALLFILCRGETQVGPTQQIVATVGKSAVLPCYLETPVDDMVVEWGRPDLSPGWVHVWRNNKEILDFKQPSYTGRTSLLINKLKHGDVSLKLSRVRVSDEGTYRCFIPALGQESFVELIVGSVSTPSIEVISDIGGRLVLQCESKGWYPEPELLWLDAEGKILSAGPTETVRGPDDLYTVSSRVTVEDSDTITCRVQQSKINQIRETRIVVKFYFTSDPLLLFSTLLIIAAVCIGCTLIFKRLWKVTRGWRSSTSSSFTQKKIFKC, from the exons ATGATGCATTATCAGAAGAATGGCCAACTCTTTAAATGTGGAGTCACTGTCTTCAGTGCACTTCTCTTCATCTTGTGCAGAG GTGAGACTCAGGTTGGTCCGACTCAGCAAATAGTGGCAACAGTTGGTAAATCAGCTGTTTTACCATGTTACCTGGAAACTCCTGTGGATGACATGGTCGTGGAGTGGGGAAGACCCGACCTGAGCCCAGGGTGGGTCCATGTGTGGAGAAACAATAAAGAGATCCTGGATTTCAAACAGCCGTCGTACACGGGAAGAACATCACTGTTGATCAACAAACTGAAGCATGGAGACGTCTCACTGAAACTGTCCAGAGTGAGAGTCTCTGACGAGGGAACATATCGATGTTTCATCCCTGCACTTGGTCAAGAGTCATTTGTTGAGCTGATTGTAG GTTCTGTCTCTACACCGTCCATAGAGGTTATTTCAGATATTGGTGGAAGACTGGTtctacagtgtgagtctaaaggctggtatccagagcctgagctgttgtggctggacgctgagggaaagatcctctctgctggacctacagagacagtcagaggtcctgatgacctctatactgtcagcagcagagtgactgtggaggaCAGTGACACcatcacctgtagagtccaacagagcaAAATCAACCAGATCAGAGAGACACGGATagttgttaaat tttatttcaccTCAGATCCATTACTACTCTTTAGTACTCTTCTCATCATCGCTGCTGTTTGCATTGGCTGTACTTTGATTTTCAAACG
- the LOC113168740 gene encoding butyrophilin subfamily 2 member A2-like isoform X3, translating into MMHYQKNGQLFKCGVTVFSALLFILCRGETQVGPTQQIVATVGKSAVLPCYLETPVDDMVVEWGRPDLSPGWVHVWRNNKEILDFKQPSYTGRTSLLINKLKHGDVSLKLSRVRVSDEGTYRCFIPALGQESFVELIVGSVSTPSIEVISDIGGRLVLQCESKGWYPEPELLWLDAEGKILSAGPTETVRGPDDLYTVSSRVTVEDSDTITCRVQQSKINQIRETRIVVKFYFTSDPLLLFSTLLIIAAVCIGCTLIFKRVWNITR; encoded by the exons ATGATGCATTATCAGAAGAATGGCCAACTCTTTAAATGTGGAGTCACTGTCTTCAGTGCACTTCTCTTCATCTTGTGCAGAG GTGAGACTCAGGTTGGTCCGACTCAGCAAATAGTGGCAACAGTTGGTAAATCAGCTGTTTTACCATGTTACCTGGAAACTCCTGTGGATGACATGGTCGTGGAGTGGGGAAGACCCGACCTGAGCCCAGGGTGGGTCCATGTGTGGAGAAACAATAAAGAGATCCTGGATTTCAAACAGCCGTCGTACACGGGAAGAACATCACTGTTGATCAACAAACTGAAGCATGGAGACGTCTCACTGAAACTGTCCAGAGTGAGAGTCTCTGACGAGGGAACATATCGATGTTTCATCCCTGCACTTGGTCAAGAGTCATTTGTTGAGCTGATTGTAG GTTCTGTCTCTACACCGTCCATAGAGGTTATTTCAGATATTGGTGGAAGACTGGTtctacagtgtgagtctaaaggctggtatccagagcctgagctgttgtggctggacgctgagggaaagatcctctctgctggacctacagagacagtcagaggtcctgatgacctctatactgtcagcagcagagtgactgtggaggaCAGTGACACcatcacctgtagagtccaacagagcaAAATCAACCAGATCAGAGAGACACGGATagttgttaaat tttatttcaccTCAGATCCATTACTACTCTTTAGTACTCTTCTCATCATCGCTGCTGTTTGCATTGGCTGTACTTTGATTTTCAAACG tgtgtGGAACATCACAAGATGA
- the LOC113168740 gene encoding butyrophilin subfamily 2 member A2-like isoform X4: protein MMHYQKNGQLFKCGVTVFSALLFILCRGETQVGPTQQIVATVGKSAVLPCYLETPVDDMVVEWGRPDLSPGWVHVWRNNKEILDFKQPSYTGRTSLLINKLKHGDVSLKLSRVRVSDEGTYRCFIPALGQESFVELIVGSVSTPSIEVISDIGGRLVLQCESKGWYPEPELLWLDAEGKILSAGPTETVRGPDDLYTVSSRVTVEDSDTITCRVQQSKINQIRETRIVVKFYFTSDPLLLFSTLLIIAAVCIGCTLIFKR from the exons ATGATGCATTATCAGAAGAATGGCCAACTCTTTAAATGTGGAGTCACTGTCTTCAGTGCACTTCTCTTCATCTTGTGCAGAG GTGAGACTCAGGTTGGTCCGACTCAGCAAATAGTGGCAACAGTTGGTAAATCAGCTGTTTTACCATGTTACCTGGAAACTCCTGTGGATGACATGGTCGTGGAGTGGGGAAGACCCGACCTGAGCCCAGGGTGGGTCCATGTGTGGAGAAACAATAAAGAGATCCTGGATTTCAAACAGCCGTCGTACACGGGAAGAACATCACTGTTGATCAACAAACTGAAGCATGGAGACGTCTCACTGAAACTGTCCAGAGTGAGAGTCTCTGACGAGGGAACATATCGATGTTTCATCCCTGCACTTGGTCAAGAGTCATTTGTTGAGCTGATTGTAG GTTCTGTCTCTACACCGTCCATAGAGGTTATTTCAGATATTGGTGGAAGACTGGTtctacagtgtgagtctaaaggctggtatccagagcctgagctgttgtggctggacgctgagggaaagatcctctctgctggacctacagagacagtcagaggtcctgatgacctctatactgtcagcagcagagtgactgtggaggaCAGTGACACcatcacctgtagagtccaacagagcaAAATCAACCAGATCAGAGAGACACGGATagttgttaaat tttatttcaccTCAGATCCATTACTACTCTTTAGTACTCTTCTCATCATCGCTGCTGTTTGCATTGGCTGTACTTTGATTTTCAAACGGTAA